Proteins encoded by one window of Vitis vinifera cultivar Pinot Noir 40024 chromosome 10, ASM3070453v1:
- the LOC100250414 gene encoding tryptophan synthase beta chain 1, translating into MACNLQTSFLPALKFPAEATLDKRRGNALVVCSVASAADSIMTASTPTGSAVVVRPRPLSRREVETSERKMTGTTGKFGRFGGKFVPETLMTCLSKLEAEFNLVLHDPEFQEELATALRDYVGRETPLYFAQRLTDHYKNESGCGPEIYLKREDLNHGGAHKINNAIAQAMIAKRMGRTSIVAATGAGQHGVATAAACAKLSLKCTIVMGTLDMERQASNVLLMKLLGAEVKSVDGNFKNATSEAIREWVGNLETNYFLIGTAVGPHPCPSMVREFQSIIGKETRRQAMERWGRKPDVLVACVGSGSNALGLFHEFIADEDVRMIGVEAAGFGLESGKHSATLAKGEVGVYHGAMSYLLQDEEGQIVGPHSIGVGMEYPGVSPELSFLKETGRVESYSVTDQEAVDAYQLLCRLEGIFPALEASHALAFLDKLCPTLPDGGKVVVNCSGRGDKDAPTVFRLTQGSSPGDNKRHPVSP; encoded by the exons ATGGCTTGCAACCTCCAAACTTCTTTCCTTCCTGCTCTGAAATTTCCCGCAGAAGCAACCTTGGATAAAAGAAGAGGCAATGCCTTGGTGGTTTGCTCAGTTGCTAGTGCTGCTGACAGCATTATGACTGCAAGCACACCAACTGGGTCGGCCGTGGTCGTGAGGCCAAGGCCACTGTCAAGGAGAGAGGTTGAAACCAGTGAGAGGAAAATGACTGGTACTACGGGAAAATTTGGAAGGTTTGGGGGGAAGTTTGTGCCTGAAACACTGATGACTTGTTTGAGCAAGCTTGAAGCTGAATTCAACCTGGTTTTGCATGATCCTGAATTTCAG GAGGAGCTGGCGACGGCGCTAAGGGACTATGTGGGACGCGAGACGCCTCTCTACTTCGCTCAGCGCCTCACGGATCACTACAAGAACGAGAGTGGGTGTGGGCCAGAGATTTACCTAAAGAGGGAGGATCTCAACCATGGTGGAGCACACAAGATCAACAATGCCATTGCACAGGCCATGATCGCCAAACGCATGGGCAGGACGAGTATTGTGGCTGCCACCGGAGCTGGGCAGCACGGCGTTGCAACAGCCGCTGCGTGTGCTAAACTTTCTTTGAAGTGCACCATCGTCATGGGGACCTTGGACATGGAAAGACAAGCATCCAATGTGCTCTTAATGAAGCTCTTAGGTGCTGag GTTAAATCTGTTGATGGGAATTTTAAGAACGCAACCTCAGAAGCGATCCGGGAGTGGGTTGGGAATTTGGAAACAAACTACTTCTTGATAGGCACCGCAGTGGGGCCTCACCCATGTCCAAGCATGGTTCGTGAGTTTCAATCAATAATTGGGAAGGAAACAAGGAGACAGGCAATGGAGAGATGGGGTAGGAAGCCCGATGTGTTGGTTGCTTGTGTGGGGAGTGGCTCCAATGCACTAGGGCTGTTCCATGAATTCATAGCGGATGAAGATGTGAGGATGATTGGAGTTGAGGCAGCTGGGTTTGGGCTGGAGAGTGGGAAACACTCTGCAACTTTGGCTAAAGGAGAGGTGGGTGTGTACCATGGAGCTATGAGCTACTTGTTGCAAGACGAGGAAGGGCAGATAGTTGGGCCACACTCAATTGGAGTTGG GATGGAGTACCCAGGGGTGAGCCCAGAGCTGAGCTTTCTCAAAGAAACAGGGCGGGTGGAGTCGTACAGTGTCACTGACCAAGAAGCTGTAGATG CATACCAATTATTGTGCAGATTAGAGGGAATTTTCCCAGCCTTGGAAGCCTCTCATGCTCTGGCATTTCTGGACAAGCTATGCCCGACCCTCCCAGACGGGGGCAAGGTTGTAGTAAATTGTAGTGGGCGCGGAGATAAGGACGCCCCAACTGTTTTCAGGCTCACACAAGGGTCCAGCCCAGGTGACAACAAAAGGCATCCTGTGAGCCCATAA